One window from the genome of Epinephelus moara isolate mb chromosome 5, YSFRI_EMoa_1.0, whole genome shotgun sequence encodes:
- the rgl3a gene encoding ral guanine nucleotide dissociation stimulator-like 1 isoform X1, with translation MRTIIPVCGGGDGGESRGLRSRVGRMKKLLWLRPSQCVDVHMDTEPGVWLTSFQSLDTDGMCEDPVQEWGEEEEDGAVFGITLRREPVLPSSDTAELPTSFSFVQYHTVKVRRLKAATLERLVTHLLDTEHQEPDFLRVFLATYRAFTSTSTLIELLFQRDDSIANLDKTVCPRSTLPPVIQLWLEEYSEDFHEPPQYQALRLLCVHLRHRLCFRRLAQTAETLLKKLQEQDCSQAVSEHSSESLQQEHKDQVDGRDVSTKEEDTNNFMDFPEREVAEQLTRLDAELFVKVEPFHCLGCVWSQRDKKENRHLAPSVRATISQFNAVTNRVITSLLCPFSPSPSTSSPISSPSSPSTFLYPSTALSSPRCTHTNPAHRARIIERWIAIAQECRQLKNFSSLRAILSALQSNAVYRLKKTWAAVSRESMASFNHLCETFPDENCVLTSREILMEDGTPPDGSATPGSVSKHISISSGIVPYLGTYLTVLTMLDTALTDTVEGGLINFEKRRREFEILSQIRQLQASCSHYSLPVNPHITTWLQAHTLLTDQESYELSRELEPPVDPCPSSPNSWSSRLLTKKLASLRTASESSLRKTHADQISVSSSGSSSSEMEELSAPQHSPHRLKLKSLSGSLHNVAQDFSSSSMSSSSPSLSTSSSHPDLSSPSLVMSPEQSSSSCSPQAVLPVYNKQVADSCIIRVSVESVSNGNVYKSILLTSQDHTPQVIQRALEKHNMEDISCHNFNLCQMLNNGKELQIPNKANVFYAMCTSSNYDFVLRQRWRSHRRHLGSPSSPGVQPKNCHAK, from the exons GACCCAGTGCAGGagtggggggaggaggaggaggatggggcTGTGTTTGGCATCACTCTGCGCAGGGAGCCCGTCCTGCCGAGCTCGGACACGGCAGAGCTCCCAACATCCTTCAGCTTTGTCCAGTATCACACGGTGAAGGTGCGCAGGCTGAAGGCCGCCACACTGGAGCGCCTGGTCACCCACCTGCTGGACACTGAGCACCAGGAGCCCGATTTCCTCCGTGTCTTCCTTGCCACCTACAGGGCTTTCACCTCCACCAGCACCCTCATCGAGCTGCTGTTTCAGAG AGATGACTCAATCGCCAACCTGGATAAAACCGTCTGCCCACGCAG cacctTACCCCCGGTGAtccagctgtggctggaggaaTACAGTGAAGACTTCCATGAGCCTCCTCAGTACCAGGCCCTCCGCTTGTTGTGTGTCCATCTGCGGCATCGCCTCTGCTTCAGACGCTTGGCTCAGACTGCTGAAACCCTCCTCAAGAAGCTCCAGGAACAAG ATTGCAGCCAGGCTGTGTCAGAGCACAGCAGTGAATCATTGCAGCAGGAGCACAAAGATCAGGTGGATGGAAGAGACGTGTCCACAAAGGAGGAAGACACAAACAACTTCATGGACTTCCCTGAGAGAGAAGTAGCGGAGCAGCTGACCCGACTGGACGCT GAGCTGTTTGTCAAAGTGGAGCCCTTCCACTGCCTGGGCTGCGTCTGGTCCCAGCGTGACAAGAAGGAAAACAGACACCTGGCGCCATCCGTCCGTGCCACCATCTCCCAGTTCAACGCTGTCACCAACCGTGTCATCACCTCACTCCTCTGCCCGTTCTCTCCCAGCCCTTCCACTTCCTCTCCCATCTCATCACCCAGCTCCCCCTCTACGTTCCTGTACCCTTCCACTGCCCTGAGCTCACCTCGCTGCACGCACACCAACCCTGCACACAGGGCACGCATCATCGAGAGGTGGATCGCTATTGCTCAG GAGTGCAGACAGTTGAAAAACTTCTCCTCTCTGAGGGCGATCCTGTCGGCGCTGCAGTCCAACGCTGTGTATCGCCTCAAGAAGACCTGGGCTGCTGTCAGCAG ggAAAGCATGGCCTCCTTTAACCACTTGTGTGAGACTTTCCCCGATGAGAACTGTGTGCTGACCAGCAGAGAGATCCTGATGGAG GACGGGACTCCCCCAGATGGCAGCGCCACCCCCGGCTCAGTGTCCAAACACATT AGCATCAGCAGCGGCATTGTGCCGTACCTCGGCACTTACCTGACCGTCCTCACCATGTTGGACACGGCACTGACTGACACTGTGGAG gGTGGACTCATCAACTTTGAGAAGCGTAGACGA GAGTTTGAGATTCTCTCTCAGATTCGGCAGCTTCAGGCTTCCTGCTCCCACTACAGCCTCCCAGTAAACCCTCATATCACCACCTGgctgcaggcacacacactgctcacagACCAGGAGAG CTATGAGCTGTCTCGTGAGCTGGAGCCTCCAGTTGACCCCTGTCCCAGTTCTCCCAACTCATGGAGCAGTCGTCTGCTCACCAAGAAACTTGCCTC gttgCGAACAGCCAGTGAAAGCTCCCTGAGGAAGACACATGCCGACCAGATCAGTGTTTCGTCTTCTGGCTCCAGCAGCTCAGAGATGGAAGAGCTCTCTGCCCCTCAGCATTCCCCCCATAGACTCAAACTCAAG tCTCTCTCAGGCTCTCTCCACAATGTTGCCCAGGATTTCTCCTCCAGCTCtatgtcctcctcctctcccagtctgtccacctcctcctcacacccAGACCTGAGCTCTCCTTCTCTGGTTATGAGTCCCGAGCAGTCATCGTCCAGCTGCTCTCCTCAGGCTGTGCTGCCTGTGTACAACAAACAGGTTGCTGACTCATGTATCATCAGGGTCAGCGTGGAGTCTGTCAGCAATGGAAACGTCTACAAGAGCATACTG CTGACCAGTCAGGACCACACACCTCAGGTGATTCAGAGAGCTCTGGAGAAACACAACATGGAGGACATCAGCTGCCACAACTTTAACCTCTGCCAGATGCTCAACAATGGAAAAG AGCTCCAGATCCCCAACAAAGCAAACGTGTTTTATGCCATGTGCACCTCCTCCAACTATGACTTTGTGCTGCGTCAGCGCTGGAGGAGCCACAGGAGACATCTGGGCTCCCCTTCCAGTCCTGGAGTCCAACCTAAGAACTGCCACGCCAAGTGA
- the rgl3a gene encoding ral guanine nucleotide dissociation stimulator-like 1 isoform X2: MGKWQLSMDPVQEWGEEEEDGAVFGITLRREPVLPSSDTAELPTSFSFVQYHTVKVRRLKAATLERLVTHLLDTEHQEPDFLRVFLATYRAFTSTSTLIELLFQRDDSIANLDKTVCPRSTLPPVIQLWLEEYSEDFHEPPQYQALRLLCVHLRHRLCFRRLAQTAETLLKKLQEQDCSQAVSEHSSESLQQEHKDQVDGRDVSTKEEDTNNFMDFPEREVAEQLTRLDAELFVKVEPFHCLGCVWSQRDKKENRHLAPSVRATISQFNAVTNRVITSLLCPFSPSPSTSSPISSPSSPSTFLYPSTALSSPRCTHTNPAHRARIIERWIAIAQECRQLKNFSSLRAILSALQSNAVYRLKKTWAAVSRESMASFNHLCETFPDENCVLTSREILMEDGTPPDGSATPGSVSKHISISSGIVPYLGTYLTVLTMLDTALTDTVEGGLINFEKRRREFEILSQIRQLQASCSHYSLPVNPHITTWLQAHTLLTDQESYELSRELEPPVDPCPSSPNSWSSRLLTKKLASLRTASESSLRKTHADQISVSSSGSSSSEMEELSAPQHSPHRLKLKSLSGSLHNVAQDFSSSSMSSSSPSLSTSSSHPDLSSPSLVMSPEQSSSSCSPQAVLPVYNKQVADSCIIRVSVESVSNGNVYKSILLTSQDHTPQVIQRALEKHNMEDISCHNFNLCQMLNNGKELQIPNKANVFYAMCTSSNYDFVLRQRWRSHRRHLGSPSSPGVQPKNCHAK, from the exons GACCCAGTGCAGGagtggggggaggaggaggaggatggggcTGTGTTTGGCATCACTCTGCGCAGGGAGCCCGTCCTGCCGAGCTCGGACACGGCAGAGCTCCCAACATCCTTCAGCTTTGTCCAGTATCACACGGTGAAGGTGCGCAGGCTGAAGGCCGCCACACTGGAGCGCCTGGTCACCCACCTGCTGGACACTGAGCACCAGGAGCCCGATTTCCTCCGTGTCTTCCTTGCCACCTACAGGGCTTTCACCTCCACCAGCACCCTCATCGAGCTGCTGTTTCAGAG AGATGACTCAATCGCCAACCTGGATAAAACCGTCTGCCCACGCAG cacctTACCCCCGGTGAtccagctgtggctggaggaaTACAGTGAAGACTTCCATGAGCCTCCTCAGTACCAGGCCCTCCGCTTGTTGTGTGTCCATCTGCGGCATCGCCTCTGCTTCAGACGCTTGGCTCAGACTGCTGAAACCCTCCTCAAGAAGCTCCAGGAACAAG ATTGCAGCCAGGCTGTGTCAGAGCACAGCAGTGAATCATTGCAGCAGGAGCACAAAGATCAGGTGGATGGAAGAGACGTGTCCACAAAGGAGGAAGACACAAACAACTTCATGGACTTCCCTGAGAGAGAAGTAGCGGAGCAGCTGACCCGACTGGACGCT GAGCTGTTTGTCAAAGTGGAGCCCTTCCACTGCCTGGGCTGCGTCTGGTCCCAGCGTGACAAGAAGGAAAACAGACACCTGGCGCCATCCGTCCGTGCCACCATCTCCCAGTTCAACGCTGTCACCAACCGTGTCATCACCTCACTCCTCTGCCCGTTCTCTCCCAGCCCTTCCACTTCCTCTCCCATCTCATCACCCAGCTCCCCCTCTACGTTCCTGTACCCTTCCACTGCCCTGAGCTCACCTCGCTGCACGCACACCAACCCTGCACACAGGGCACGCATCATCGAGAGGTGGATCGCTATTGCTCAG GAGTGCAGACAGTTGAAAAACTTCTCCTCTCTGAGGGCGATCCTGTCGGCGCTGCAGTCCAACGCTGTGTATCGCCTCAAGAAGACCTGGGCTGCTGTCAGCAG ggAAAGCATGGCCTCCTTTAACCACTTGTGTGAGACTTTCCCCGATGAGAACTGTGTGCTGACCAGCAGAGAGATCCTGATGGAG GACGGGACTCCCCCAGATGGCAGCGCCACCCCCGGCTCAGTGTCCAAACACATT AGCATCAGCAGCGGCATTGTGCCGTACCTCGGCACTTACCTGACCGTCCTCACCATGTTGGACACGGCACTGACTGACACTGTGGAG gGTGGACTCATCAACTTTGAGAAGCGTAGACGA GAGTTTGAGATTCTCTCTCAGATTCGGCAGCTTCAGGCTTCCTGCTCCCACTACAGCCTCCCAGTAAACCCTCATATCACCACCTGgctgcaggcacacacactgctcacagACCAGGAGAG CTATGAGCTGTCTCGTGAGCTGGAGCCTCCAGTTGACCCCTGTCCCAGTTCTCCCAACTCATGGAGCAGTCGTCTGCTCACCAAGAAACTTGCCTC gttgCGAACAGCCAGTGAAAGCTCCCTGAGGAAGACACATGCCGACCAGATCAGTGTTTCGTCTTCTGGCTCCAGCAGCTCAGAGATGGAAGAGCTCTCTGCCCCTCAGCATTCCCCCCATAGACTCAAACTCAAG tCTCTCTCAGGCTCTCTCCACAATGTTGCCCAGGATTTCTCCTCCAGCTCtatgtcctcctcctctcccagtctgtccacctcctcctcacacccAGACCTGAGCTCTCCTTCTCTGGTTATGAGTCCCGAGCAGTCATCGTCCAGCTGCTCTCCTCAGGCTGTGCTGCCTGTGTACAACAAACAGGTTGCTGACTCATGTATCATCAGGGTCAGCGTGGAGTCTGTCAGCAATGGAAACGTCTACAAGAGCATACTG CTGACCAGTCAGGACCACACACCTCAGGTGATTCAGAGAGCTCTGGAGAAACACAACATGGAGGACATCAGCTGCCACAACTTTAACCTCTGCCAGATGCTCAACAATGGAAAAG AGCTCCAGATCCCCAACAAAGCAAACGTGTTTTATGCCATGTGCACCTCCTCCAACTATGACTTTGTGCTGCGTCAGCGCTGGAGGAGCCACAGGAGACATCTGGGCTCCCCTTCCAGTCCTGGAGTCCAACCTAAGAACTGCCACGCCAAGTGA